The Methylomarinum sp. Ch1-1 genome contains the following window.
GATTACAGCTGGCAGCGTTGGGTGATCAACTATAACGGCGTCAATCAATCCAGCTTTCTGGCCTCGCTGGGGATCGACAATCTGACAAAAATCGCCTATTGGCTAGTCGCCAGTTTTGCCGCGGTCTCGTCGCTGCTCGCCTGGCTGGTATTAAGGCGAAAACAGGTAAAAACCGATCCGGCCATGGCGTTATACCGACGATTCTGCGCCAGATTGGCCAAACAAACCGGTATCCGCATTAGCACCGGCGAAGGCCCGCTAAGTTTTGCTCGACGAGTCGAAAAGCAACGTCCGGAACTCGCTGAGCGGATCAATCGTATTACCGCGCTGCTTATCAAGCTGCGTTACCAGCCAGACGGCAGTGACGAGGACCTGTTGCAGTTAAAACAACAGGTCAGGCGTTTTAAAGTTTCTAGCCGTTAAAATTCGTTTATTTCGTATTTAGCAGTTCCTGCGCAGTCGGCATATCTTTGATATCTTTGGACGGACGTTCAACTTTTTGTTCAACTTTTTGCTCAACTTTCTGTTCAGTCGCCGCCGCCTCAGCTTCTTGTTTACGCTTATTGCCTTCACCGAACAATGTGGCGGCTATCATGAACAGCACGCTGGCAATCATGATAATCGGCATTCTGCCTGGCTTATCGATCCAAAACAATATCCATTTGGGTTTAATTAACCCAACAATCAGAATTAAAATCGAGAGGATGAGTATGTTGATAGCCGCTATTATCATGAGTGTCGCCTTGTTAGCTTATAATTAAAAAAATGGTAATTATTCAGCGTAGTTTTACTAAGAGGGAGTAGGTTATTGATTTATCGGGCTGTCTGCAACAGGACGTTGCAGTCAGAGCTTACATGGATGTATTCACGCGTCCCGAGAAATCAATGACCTACTGCCTAAAACCCGAAAGATACTGAATAGTTACAAAAAATGTACATTATTATTAGACGGCTGGCGGTTTGCAATACACAATCGTTTTTAATTGCGCCGTTCAATGAACTGAACCGCCGATAACGAAGTCTATGACTCACAATAGCCGCTGGGTGGCCGTGTGTCGCAATCTACGACCAGCTCCTTATGCATCGAAAATTCCACCGAGTTGCCATTAAATAATGGGTAATTTAAGAATTCCTTAAGCTTAGTTATTTATCGTCGTTCGCGCATCAATCAAAATAGCCCCGCTTCATGGCGGAAAACCTCCCTCCCTAATTAATGAACACAGCAAAAAACAAATACCATGCGTTTACTATTGGTTGAAGATGATGAAATTCTCGGCGATGGCCTGAAAACCGGCTTGTCTATGGAAGGTTATGCCGTCGACTGGGTCACAGACGGCAAACTGGCCAATGAAGCGTTAAAAACCAACCTCTATGAACTGGTGGTTTTGGACCTGAACTTGCCTAGGATGAACGGCATCCACATTCTGAAGGAGCTGCGCAAGCGCAAGGACCATACCCCGGTGCTGGTATTGACCGCCAAGGATACCATCAAGGACAGGGTGCATGGCCTGGACAGCGGCGCCGATGATTTTGTCGTCAAACCTTTCGACCTGGCCGAAATCTGCGCCCGCCTCAGGGCCTTGTACCGCCGTTATGGCACAGGCAAAATGCCGGCGATCGAACATAAAGGGATCAAACTGGATCCGGCTTCACATCAGGTTTTTTACCACGACGAACCGATCGATTTATCGCAGAAAGAATTTGAAATACTCAGCTTCCTGATGAATCATATCGGTCAAGTCGCCTCCCGCGCCCGTCTGGAAGAAACCTTGTATTCCTGGAATTCCGAAGTGGAAAGCAATACCGTCGAGGTTCATATCCATCACTTGCGCAAAAAACTGGACAGCAACCTGATCCGCACCATCCGCGGTGTCGGCTATATCATCGACGAAAATTAACTCGGCAAGCATTTATCGTCATGTCCATTCGCGTGCTGCCAAATTCGTTAAAAAAACAACTGCTGTTTTATCTGCTGTTTTGCACCTTAATCGTCTGGGGAGCCACCGCCTATATCAG
Protein-coding sequences here:
- a CDS encoding response regulator, whose amino-acid sequence is MRLLLVEDDEILGDGLKTGLSMEGYAVDWVTDGKLANEALKTNLYELVVLDLNLPRMNGIHILKELRKRKDHTPVLVLTAKDTIKDRVHGLDSGADDFVVKPFDLAEICARLRALYRRYGTGKMPAIEHKGIKLDPASHQVFYHDEPIDLSQKEFEILSFLMNHIGQVASRARLEETLYSWNSEVESNTVEVHIHHLRKKLDSNLIRTIRGVGYIIDEN